From a region of the bacterium genome:
- the glmM gene encoding phosphoglucosamine mutase, whose amino-acid sequence MDNKKYFGTDGIRGVANRGHIVPEFILQLGKAAGSFFRKGKLHPRIIIGKDTRLSGYMIESALMSGICAMGADVYFVGPLPTPAISFLVRSMRADAGIVISASHNPYTDNGIKFFGSNGRKLPDEVEAAIEQFMDSGPLDGPDGDGLGKAYRVDDAEGRYIAFAKSTIDEGINFEGLKVVVDCANGAAYEVAPKIFSELGAQVIVIGGNPDGLNINLGCGSTAPEAMVKAVLESGADLGIALDGDGDRAILCDEKGNLVDGDDILFLSSLELQQVGRLANKTAVGTIMTNVGLQSALRKKGITLLRADVGDRYVLEEMTRTGSVLGAEPSGHVIFSDYAPTGDGIVTALQTVGAIVKKGCPLSSLTQGWKRYPQIMVNLRTRDRVPLDGQSWFEELLDNARNELGEDHLLSVRYSGTEPLIRVTVSSESENTTMMVCDSLCDALIERFGWERF is encoded by the coding sequence ATGGATAATAAAAAATATTTTGGGACAGACGGCATAAGGGGTGTGGCAAACAGAGGCCACATTGTGCCGGAGTTTATTCTCCAGTTGGGGAAGGCTGCCGGGTCATTTTTCAGAAAGGGCAAGCTCCATCCAAGGATCATAATCGGCAAGGACACCAGGCTTTCAGGTTATATGATCGAATCAGCGCTGATGTCCGGGATATGCGCCATGGGAGCAGACGTCTATTTTGTCGGACCGCTTCCAACACCCGCCATATCCTTTCTCGTCAGATCCATGCGAGCTGACGCCGGTATCGTTATCTCCGCTTCCCACAACCCCTACACTGATAACGGGATAAAATTTTTCGGATCAAACGGAAGGAAGCTTCCGGATGAGGTCGAAGCAGCCATAGAACAGTTCATGGATTCAGGACCCCTGGATGGCCCAGATGGTGATGGGCTTGGAAAGGCCTACAGAGTTGATGACGCTGAAGGAAGGTACATTGCTTTTGCGAAATCAACGATTGATGAGGGTATCAATTTTGAGGGTTTGAAGGTGGTCGTAGACTGTGCCAATGGGGCGGCTTATGAGGTCGCTCCAAAAATATTCTCTGAGCTGGGAGCTCAAGTTATTGTTATCGGCGGGAACCCCGACGGACTCAACATTAACCTTGGGTGTGGTTCCACAGCCCCCGAGGCAATGGTCAAGGCCGTTCTGGAAAGCGGTGCGGATTTAGGTATCGCTCTGGATGGGGATGGTGACAGGGCCATACTGTGCGATGAAAAAGGTAACCTTGTAGATGGCGACGATATTCTTTTTCTGAGTTCCCTGGAACTTCAGCAGGTGGGGCGACTTGCCAACAAAACCGCTGTGGGTACCATCATGACCAACGTAGGTTTGCAGAGCGCCTTGCGGAAAAAGGGGATAACCCTCCTCAGGGCTGACGTCGGAGACAGATACGTACTGGAGGAGATGACCAGAACCGGGTCCGTACTTGGGGCTGAGCCATCAGGCCACGTTATTTTCAGTGATTATGCCCCCACGGGGGACGGGATCGTGACTGCCCTCCAGACAGTTGGAGCCATTGTAAAGAAAGGTTGTCCCCTTTCCAGTTTGACTCAGGGATGGAAGAGATATCCTCAGATCATGGTGAACCTTCGCACCAGGGACCGGGTGCCCCTGGACGGACAAAGCTGGTTCGAGGAACTGCTCGACAATGCCCGCAATGAACTGGGGGAAGATCACCTTCTGAGTGTGCGTTATTCGGGTACCGAACCTCTTATCAGGGTGACTGTTTCCAGCGAATCGGAAAACACAACCATGATGGTCTGCGACAGCCTGTGTGACGCGCTTATTGAGCGGTTCGGGTGGGAGAGATTCTAG
- a CDS encoding pyridoxine 5'-phosphate synthase produces the protein MFKSGSGYTRLGVNIDHVATIRQARGGQSPDPVEAAVLAELAGCDGITLHLREDRRHIQDRDLAIIKRTAKTSLNLEMAATQDMVKIALDVKPHTVTLVPERREELTTEGGLEVAMNMDYLKKVTSLLRDAEIKVSLFVDPDMDQIKATHRIGANAVEIHTGKYAEAKTKAVAEEEYGKIVNAAKVAQKLKLEVIAGHGLDYHNVRAIVEISEVIEVNIGHSIVSRAVLVGMERAVREMKMAMGGLL, from the coding sequence ATGTTTAAATCAGGATCGGGATACACGAGACTCGGTGTCAATATCGATCACGTGGCTACAATCAGGCAGGCTCGGGGAGGCCAAAGCCCCGATCCGGTTGAAGCGGCTGTCCTGGCTGAACTTGCCGGGTGCGACGGGATAACTCTCCATCTCAGGGAAGACAGGCGTCACATCCAGGACAGAGATCTGGCCATTATAAAACGTACTGCCAAAACGAGTCTTAACCTTGAAATGGCGGCTACCCAGGACATGGTCAAAATAGCCCTCGACGTCAAGCCTCACACCGTCACTCTCGTACCCGAGCGTCGCGAGGAATTGACCACCGAGGGAGGTCTCGAGGTGGCTATGAACATGGATTATCTGAAAAAGGTGACGAGCCTCCTGAGGGATGCCGAGATCAAGGTCAGCCTTTTTGTTGATCCTGATATGGATCAGATAAAAGCCACCCACAGGATCGGGGCCAATGCGGTGGAGATCCATACGGGCAAGTACGCAGAAGCCAAGACCAAAGCGGTTGCTGAAGAGGAGTACGGAAAGATCGTGAATGCTGCCAAAGTAGCCCAGAAGCTCAAACTGGAGGTTATTGCGGGTCATGGTCTTGATTACCATAATGTAAGGGCCATTGTTGAGATAAGCGAGGTTATTGAAGTGAACATCGGCCATAGTATCGTTTCCCGGGCCGTCCTGGTCGGCATGGAGAGGGCGGTAAGGGAGATGAAAATGGCTATGGGAGGCTTGCTATGA
- the acpS gene encoding holo-ACP synthase, with protein sequence MIIGVGIDNVQSKRIKEMLLKWADRVENRVFDEKELEYSKSKGEPHLHLAARFAAKEALFKALGKGLSEGMTWTDVTVQNDEAGKPHIRLKRKAKDIADQMGVATIHVSLTHTDDCAMAVVILEA encoded by the coding sequence ATGATCATTGGTGTAGGGATCGATAATGTGCAGAGCAAGCGAATTAAGGAAATGCTGCTCAAGTGGGCCGACCGCGTGGAGAACCGCGTATTCGATGAAAAAGAGTTGGAGTACTCCAAATCCAAGGGAGAGCCACATTTGCATCTCGCCGCTCGCTTCGCGGCCAAAGAAGCTCTGTTCAAGGCACTGGGAAAAGGGTTGAGTGAAGGAATGACTTGGACCGATGTTACGGTCCAGAACGACGAAGCCGGAAAACCCCACATTCGATTAAAACGAAAGGCGAAAGACATCGCCGATCAAATGGGAGTCGCTACAATCCACGTCAGCCTTACCCACACTGATGACTGTGCCATGGCTGTCGTTATCCTGGAGGCTTAG